From Panthera uncia isolate 11264 chromosome E1, Puncia_PCG_1.0, whole genome shotgun sequence, one genomic window encodes:
- the LIMD2 gene encoding LIM domain-containing protein 2, whose amino-acid sequence MYQAAGAAQATPSHEAKGSGGSSTVQRSKSFSLRAQVKESCAACQKTVYPMERLVADKLIFHNSCFCCKHCHTKLSLGSYAALHGEFYCKPHFQQLFKSKGNYDEGFGRKQHKELWARKEVDAGTKTA is encoded by the exons ATGTACCAGGCTGCAGGAGCTGCCCAGGCCACCCCCTCTCAT GAAGCCAAAGGCAGCGGTGGCAGCAGCACTGTCCAGCGCTCCAAG TCCTTCAGCCTTCGGGCCCAGGTGAAGGAGAGCTGTGCCGCCTGCCAGAAGACCGTGTACCCTATGGAGCGCCTGGTGGCGGACAAGCTCATTTTCCACAACTCTTGCTTCTGTTGCAAGCACTGTCACACCAAGCTGAG CCTGGGCAGCTACGCAGCACTGCACGGGGAATTTTACTGCAAGCCCCACTTTCAGCAGCTGTTTAAGAGCAAAGGCAACTATGATGAGGGCTTTGGCCGGAAGCAGCACAAGGAGCTCTGGGCCCGCAAGGAGGTGGACGCCGGCACCAAGACGGCCTGA